A window from Prosthecobacter sp. encodes these proteins:
- a CDS encoding DUF1990 domain-containing protein, producing the protein MLCLRKPTPERLLGVLESWSDVPLSYMSPPRDGFIADEHAVRLGSGEETWREACEALDSWRMFPTWAEVSRQEVKGQEVEQIVAMMVRICGLWWVNPCRILRRCDSEHRHGFVYGTLPEHAECGEEQFVIERRPDGSVWYVIRAFSHPRHWMAWLAFPLARWWQLRFVEDSQARMKQSIET; encoded by the coding sequence ATGCTCTGTCTGCGAAAGCCCACGCCCGAACGCCTGCTAGGAGTGTTGGAGTCGTGGAGTGATGTGCCGCTGAGTTACATGTCGCCGCCTCGGGATGGGTTCATCGCGGACGAGCATGCGGTGAGGCTGGGAAGTGGCGAGGAGACATGGCGTGAGGCATGCGAGGCTTTAGACTCATGGCGGATGTTTCCGACTTGGGCGGAGGTTAGCCGTCAAGAAGTCAAAGGTCAAGAGGTGGAGCAGATCGTGGCGATGATGGTGCGCATCTGCGGGTTGTGGTGGGTGAATCCGTGCCGGATTCTCCGGCGCTGTGATTCAGAGCACAGGCATGGCTTTGTGTATGGCACGCTGCCGGAACACGCGGAGTGCGGCGAGGAGCAGTTTGTGATCGAAAGGCGACCGGATGGCAGTGTGTGGTATGTGATTCGTGCCTTTTCGCATCCACGGCATTGGATGGCATGGCTCGCATTTCCGCTGGCGCGCTGGTGGCAACTGCGATTTGTGGAGGATTCGCAGGCGAGGATGAAACAGAGCATTGAAACATGA
- a CDS encoding HAD family hydrolase encodes MPNPIRAVIFDFDGLIVDTESTGYLTWREIFDQHGHELPMERYAQVIGTDFNMSYDPRRDLEQLTGRDFDWQAIELERKTREGELRQHLHLLPGVADLLQEADALGLRIAIASSSPRSWIDSWMDQLGLHDHFHHISTVDDTGKVKPDPSLFLHAAEKLGVQPEEAVIFEDSLNGLRAAIAAGIRCIVAPGPMTRHLDFTGAWKRVESLAHVRIADLMLVK; translated from the coding sequence ATGCCCAACCCCATCCGCGCCGTCATCTTCGACTTCGACGGCCTCATCGTTGACACTGAAAGCACCGGTTACCTCACTTGGAGGGAAATCTTCGACCAGCACGGCCACGAACTGCCCATGGAGCGCTATGCTCAGGTCATCGGCACCGATTTCAACATGAGCTACGACCCGCGGCGCGATCTCGAACAGCTCACCGGGCGCGACTTCGACTGGCAGGCCATCGAACTCGAGCGCAAGACCCGCGAGGGCGAGTTGCGCCAGCATTTGCACCTGCTTCCCGGAGTAGCTGATCTCTTGCAAGAAGCCGACGCGCTCGGCCTGCGCATCGCCATCGCCTCCAGCAGCCCGCGCTCATGGATCGACTCGTGGATGGACCAGCTCGGCCTCCATGATCACTTCCACCACATCTCCACCGTCGATGACACCGGCAAGGTGAAGCCCGATCCGAGCCTCTTCCTCCACGCCGCCGAAAAACTCGGCGTGCAGCCCGAGGAAGCCGTCATCTTTGAAGACTCGCTCAACGGCCTCCGTGCCGCCATCGCCGCCGGCATCCGCTGCATCGTCGCCCCCGGGCCGATGACGCGGCATCTCGACTTCACCGGCGCGTGGAAGCGCGTCGAGTCACTGGCACATGTCAGAATCGCTGATCTGATGCTGGTAAAATAA